A single Lolium perenne isolate Kyuss_39 chromosome 6, Kyuss_2.0, whole genome shotgun sequence DNA region contains:
- the LOC127307442 gene encoding uncharacterized protein — protein sequence MLRLRLHPCPSFSPPPPHPAVRRHLAASPLPKLPFPIPSAVAALRARNPPLRLAVGRAVSGERRLGVDEEDLREALAKTRQLVECAMFASVAGLAYFLSNSLAIENYFSCFFPLPIVISSLRWGLAAGRKTMVATVLLLFTLSGPVKASTYLLMHGVVGLAMGTMWRLETNWIVSIILCSIIRAVGACGYVLVSSFLIRENILQLITVNIHASLTFILAAAGVNAIPSMDAIYVIFGTLLLLNCAFFVFILHIIYTIFLTKLGIKPSVRLPRWLDKAILS from the exons atgcttcgccttcgcctccatccTTGCCCGAGCTTCTCGCCGCCTCCACCCCACCCCGCCGTTCGCCGCCACCTGGCCGCGTCCCCACTCCCAAAGCTTCCCTTTCCAATTccatccgccgtcgccgctctccGTGCTCGAAATCCTCCGCTTCGGCTCGCCGTCGGCCGAGCGGTCTCCGGAGAGCGACGGCTGGGCGTGGATGAGGAGGACCTGCGCGAGGCACTCGCCAAGACACGGCAACTCGTGGAGTGCGCCATGTTCGCATCCGTTGCTGGCCTCGCATACTTCCTCAGCAACTCCCTCGCCATCGAG AATTACTTTAGTTGCTTTTTTCCATTGCCAATAGTCATCTCCTCCTTGAGATGGGGACTAGCAGCTGGCAGGAAAACTATG GTGGCCACTGTTTTACTGTTATTCACATTGTCTGGCCCTGTAAAAGCGTCAACTTATCTG CTTATGCATGGAGTAGTTGGTCTGGCCATGGGTACTATGTGGAG GTTGGAGACCAATTGGATTGTTTCCATTATACTTTGCTCAATT ATCCGTGCTGTGGGAGCTTGCGGGTATGTTTTAGTGTCATCGTTCCTGATAAGAGAAAATATTCTTCAATTG ATAACCGTTAACATACATGCCTCCTTGACGTTCATTCTGGCGGCGGCTGGTGTTAACGCAATTCCTTCCATGGATGCAATATATGTAATCTTTGGGACGCTG CTTCTACTTAACTGCGCGTTCTTTGTCTTCATACTGCATATAATTTACACGATCTTCCTGACTAAGCTTGGAATCAAGCCTTCAGTGAGACTTCCAAGATGGCTGGACAAAGCAATTTTGAGTTGA
- the LOC127307443 gene encoding uncharacterized protein yields the protein MPLLLLPAARCAAAASASASVAFSRPPPSRLRASHLVFAFRRLRKYGRQSREPVPTASQSFDEADEDDDDDDDDDIEEAVDEDIFLKNRPKPPGFGVGKTYTTDIEEQLLREMGLGGAGRKSEPSPAKSVKAAGSAKETGADLSKDGVHVRIWNLPKKKNIHKDLNLAFKGFPGLVAINPVNSGTKKTRDPICKGFAFLKLESVEAATRFVEVYSSKDVLFGKVQKPIKCCISEGHSSPDTSKQASGVQVPGPSNPQRLVTVR from the exons ATGCCGCTGCTACTGCTGCCGGCCGCGCGTTGCGCCGCTgcggcgtcggcgtcggcgtcCGTCGCCTTCTCGCGGCCCCCGCCCTCCCGGCTCCGCGCGTCGCACCTCGTCTTCGCCTTCCGTCGCCTGAGGAAATACGGCCGCCAGAGCCGTGAGCCAGTACCCACCGCCAGCCAAAGCTTCGACGAGGCGGAcgaggacgatgacgacgacgacgacgacgacatcgAGGAGGCGGTTGACGAGGATATCTTTCTCAAGAATCGGCCCAAGCCGCCCGGTTTCGGCGTAGGGAAGACCTACACCACCGACATTGAGGAGCAGCTTCTCCGGGAGATGGGCCTGGGCGGCGCGGGGCGCAAGAGCGAACCATCCCCGGCCAAGAGCGTCAAGGCCGCTGGCTCGGCCAAAGAAACCGGCGCAG ATCTCAGTAAGGATGGCGTTCATGTTCGTATTTGGAACCTCCCGAAAAAGAAGAACATACATAAGGACCTGAACCTGGCTTTTAAAGGGTTTCCTGGACTGGTGGCTATAAACCCAGTAAACTCTGGAACTAAAAAGACCCGTGATCCTATTTGTAAGGGTTTTGCATTTCTCAAACTGGAGTCAGTGGAGGCTGCAACCAG GTTTGTTGAAGTATACTCTAGTAAAGATGTGTTGTTTGGCAAGGTTCAGAAGCCAATCAAGTGCTGCATTTCTGAAGGGCACAGCTCTCCAGATACTTCAAAGCAAGCATCCGGTGTACAGGTGCCAGGGCCATCAAATCCCCAACGTTTGGTGACCGTAAGGTGA